ATATAATATTTAATATGGGGCATGTTGTCAATAAAAAAAATAACAAGAATACGTAACTTTTGATAAAAGATAAGGTTATTATTCCAAATCAATGTTAAAAATAGATATAAATAACAAAAGAGTGCAAATATATAAAGAAGATGTATAAAATTACCATGCCATTTTATATAAAAATAGGTCCTTGACTTTTTTCTTATAGTCATTTTTGTCGGTAGGTGCAAACAGAATGATATTTTTTTAAAAGCGTGGGCTAAGAGTTTTTTTTGAAATTTATTTCGAGAGTTTATTTTTAGTTGCTAATAATATGTGATTGACATATCTATCATTGGCGAAAGATAATATATCATTTAATTTATACGGTAATATTCGTTAAATAGATGATAAAATATAATCGATAAGATTAGTCTGAAAATAAGCGAATATCACGAGGAGGCAGCGTGTAATGACATATAAGATCATGGTGCTCAACACCGGTTCAACATCTACTAAAATGGCGGTCTACTTTGACGAGAAGAAGGCCGTTCAGAAAGAGTTTGAACACACGAAAGAATTTCTTGAGAGATATCCCTATATGTCGGACCAGCTGCCGATGCGTCAGGAGCTGGCCGACGACTTTATGAAAGAGGCCGTCGCCGAATACGGGGCCTTCGACGCGATAGTCGCGCGCGGCGGGATACTGCCGCCGATACACGCAGGCGGCTATGAGATAAACGACGTTATGGTGGACTATCTGCTCAATGTCTGCGCGGAGGAACACGCCTCGAACGTCGCGGCCTGCATCGCCTTTGAACTGCGGCGAAAGTATGATATTCCGCACGCATATATCTACGACGGTATTTCGACGGACGAGCTGGAGCCTGTAGCCCGCATCAGCGGTATTCCCGATATGCCGCGTGTCTCCGTGACACACTGCCTCAACATGCGCGCTACGGCGCACCGCGCGGCGGCGGAGATGGGGCGCTCCTATGGAGACTGTACCTTCATAATCGCGCATCTCGGCGGCGGCATCTCGATGTCGCTGCATAAGAATGGACTCATCGCCGATGTGGTCGGGGACGACGAAGGTCCATTCTCGCCTGAGCGCGCTGGCGGCCAGCAGGTGATCCAGCTGATAAAATATCTGGTCAGAAAGAATAAAACCGACATGCGCGACAAACTGCGCGTCATGCGCGGCGACAGCGGCCTCTTCGGTTACCTTGGCACCAGCGACGCCCGCCGTGTAGAAGAGATGATCGCCGTGGGCGACGAAAAGGCGCGGCTGGTATATGAGGCGATGGCGCTTCAAATAGCTAAATTTATCGCCAACCTAGCCGCCTCCGTCTGCGGCATGGCGGACGCGGTCATCCTTACCGGCGGCCTCGCGCACTCAAAGATACTCACGGACGAGATCGAACGCCGTATTGGTTTTATCGCCCCCGTGAAGCTCTATCCCGGAGAAAATGAGATGGAGTCGCTCGCGCATGGGGCCTACCGGATACTCAGCGGCAGCGAGCGCGCAAGGGTATTCCGATACGACAAATGACGGCGGTAATTTTCCGCCGCGGCCTCTCCTGCAGCAAAAAATCTATTGCGCCAATGCGAAAAACATTATAGGATAAGGGGATAAGTGAAAAATCTAAAACGAACAGGGGGACATCCATGAAAGCATCGCTTATCCAGCTGGAAATAAAAGAGACGGAGGCCCACGAAGATCTTATCGAACGGGTCTTCGGGCTGATAGACGGCTGCCGCGGCTCCGACATCATCGTGCTGCCGGAGCTGTGGCATATCGGGATATTGAGTTACCGTACGATCTGGAACTTCGCGGAGGAAAAGGATGGACCGCTGATGCGCCGCATCTCCGAAAAGGCGAAGGAGCTCGGGGCC
This DNA window, taken from Cloacibacillus sp., encodes the following:
- the buk gene encoding butyrate kinase codes for the protein MTYKIMVLNTGSTSTKMAVYFDEKKAVQKEFEHTKEFLERYPYMSDQLPMRQELADDFMKEAVAEYGAFDAIVARGGILPPIHAGGYEINDVMVDYLLNVCAEEHASNVAACIAFELRRKYDIPHAYIYDGISTDELEPVARISGIPDMPRVSVTHCLNMRATAHRAAAEMGRSYGDCTFIIAHLGGGISMSLHKNGLIADVVGDDEGPFSPERAGGQQVIQLIKYLVRKNKTDMRDKLRVMRGDSGLFGYLGTSDARRVEEMIAVGDEKARLVYEAMALQIAKFIANLAASVCGMADAVILTGGLAHSKILTDEIERRIGFIAPVKLYPGENEMESLAHGAYRILSGSERARVFRYDK